CTAAACAGTACTTCCATCTATATCTGAAGGAGATAGAGTTCAGATTCAACAATAGAGAGAAGAATCTCTTCAGATTGATATCAGAGATGCTAGTAAAATCTGTTCCAAATGTTTAGGTATTACCTAAAATAAACTTTCAGTAATTGCTTGCTATGTTTGATAGGATGCATAGAATAGCTAACCAGAAAGCCCGTGAGTTTGCAGATGACCTACAATGGCTTAATACCACAGAAGCATTGTCGCTTGCGAAGCTAAGAGGGCATATTGTCGTGCTTGACTTTTGGACATACTGCTGTATCAACTGCATGCATATGCTACCTGAACTGGCAAAGATCGAGAAGAAGTACGTTGACAAACCTCTTATGGTTGTTGGCGTGCATTCAGCCAAGTTCTATAATGAACAGAATCCTGAAAACATAATGGAGGCAATTAAACGATATGAAATAGAACATCCTGTCGTAATTGATAAGAACATGAAGATCTGGCAGAGCTACGGTGTGAGCGGATGGCCAACTTTCATAATAATTGATCCTATGGGCAATGTGGTGTACAAGGCATCAGGTGAAGGGCAGAGAGAAAACATTGAAGATGTGATAGATGTATTGTTAGAAAGGTATGGCAAGTTGGGCATGCTTGCAAAGGATCCCATAAGGATCGACAGAGTGAAAAGTGTTGATAACACTGTACTGTCATACCCAGGCAAGATAGCATTTCCTTCTGATGGAAAGATGCTTGCGATAAGCGATTCAAACCATAACAGAATACTTATAGTTGATCTTACCGGCAGGATAAGATATGTAATAGGTAATGGTACGAGGGGATACAAGGACGGAAGTTTTGATGATGCTTCATTTTTCAGACCGCAGGGAGTTGCATGGTATGAAGATCGCATTTACGTTGCCGACACTGAAAACCACACCCTGCGCGCGATCGATCTTGCTACCAAGCAAGTAACCACTCTGGCTGGAACTGGAAGGCAAGGACACTGGATGCAAGGAGGTGGGCTGGGAAGATCGACTTCCTTGAGTTCGCCATGGGACCTCGCGTATAGGGACGGAAGAATCTATATTGCAATGGCTGGCAGTCACCAGATCTGGATGTATGACACTAGAAGTGAGAATATTGGGCCGTTCGCTGGCAGCGGTTATGAAAATATCGTAGATGCGGATAATCTATATGATGCACAGTTCGCCCAGCCAAGTGGGCTTTCGTTGTACGAAAATTATCTATATGTTGCTGATAGTGAGGTATCTGCTGTGAGAAGGATCGATCTGGGAAG
This window of the Nitrososphaerales archaeon genome carries:
- a CDS encoding thioredoxin-like domain-containing protein yields the protein MHRIANQKAREFADDLQWLNTTEALSLAKLRGHIVVLDFWTYCCINCMHMLPELAKIEKKYVDKPLMVVGVHSAKFYNEQNPENIMEAIKRYEIEHPVVIDKNMKIWQSYGVSGWPTFIIIDPMGNVVYKASGEGQRENIEDVIDVLLERYGKLGMLAKDPIRIDRVKSVDNTVLSYPGKIAFPSDGKMLAISDSNHNRILIVDLTGRIRYVIGNGTRGYKDGSFDDASFFRPQGVAWYEDRIYVADTENHTLRAIDLATKQVTTLAGTGRQGHWMQGGGLGRSTSLSSPWDLAYRDGRIYIAMAGSHQIWMYDTRSENIGPFAGSGYENIVDADNLYDAQFAQPSGLSLYENYLYVADSEVSAVRRIDLGRNIVRTLVGAGLFIFGYKDGNVSKALLQHPLGVHADGNNIYVADTYNHAIRVINVDSGYVNTLVGRAEMNTMCKTDDSNCDTLGLFEPSDVKLHDNKLYISDTNNHLIRTFDLEKRVLNTLKIRG